Proteins encoded in a region of the Ziziphus jujuba cultivar Dongzao chromosome 3, ASM3175591v1 genome:
- the LOC107435969 gene encoding LOW QUALITY PROTEIN: pentatricopeptide repeat-containing protein At4g02750 (The sequence of the model RefSeq protein was modified relative to this genomic sequence to represent the inferred CDS: inserted 2 bases in 1 codon) has product MFFTPHHTHALKLIQTLSLRLPKPLSTATTKFCIQGHASATLPDLKPLNSKITSYMENGLVDQAQKLFDEMPRRSTVTWNAMIRGYFLNGDIENAINLFERMPERDVFSYNTTISGLMQFGDVDGAEGVFKGMIFRDVVTWNSMVAGYIRNGMIDEAVWVFDGMPLKDVVSWNLVVGGLVNCGEFDLAEEYFKRMTTWDVASWTIMVSGLTRAGRIFQAREXFEAMPMGDIQAWNAMLVGYIEHGHIEIAEVLFHKMPKRNFDSWIVLVNGLVKSKRVNNAMKLFIEMPQKCQTTWNSILVELTRNGLIRESHAFLEKFPCADVVSWTNILVGYFEIGEVGSVIKLFELMSVRDATAYNVTIFGLGESDHGEEGVKVFIRMKESGPSPDEATFTSILTICSDLPTLHLGRQTHAQVVKAGFNNFLAVSNAMVTMYARCGNMDSALLEFSSMQTHDIISWNSIICGFAHHGNAEKALEMFEQMRSKDVIPNHITFIGVLSACSHAGMVDQGRYFFDIMRYEYFLQPTSEHYTCLVDLLGRFGLIDEAINILDQIRADGIEVPASVWGALLGACRIHKNIEIGKIAGERILDVEPDNSGVYLILAEMYLSCGRRKDAERIWTRMKETGVKKQPGCSWVELNNSGHVFLSGDSSHPEFERISSLLELMHMEIETKISKSKLTSSQQLQTSLVCHV; this is encoded by the exons ATGTTCTTCACTCCTCACCATACCCATGCACTCAAACTCAtccaaactctctctctcagaCTCCCAAAACCACTTTCTACTGCCACCACGAAGTTCTGTATACAAGGCCATGCTTCAGCTACTCTTCCTGACCTGAAGCCTCTCAACTCCAAGATCACTAGCTACATGGAAAATGGGCTTGTCGATCAAGCCCAGAAACTGTTCGACGAAATGCCTCGGCGAAGCACCGTCACTTGGAATGCTATGATCAGGGGATATTTTCTTAATGGGGATATCGAAAACGCAATAAATTTGTTTGAACGAATGCCCGAGCGTGATGTGTTCTCGTATAACACAACTATTTCCGGGTTGATGCAATTCGGAGATGTTGATGGTGCTGAAGGAGTCTTTAAAGGGATGATATTTAGAGATGTTGTTACGTGGAATTCGATGGTTGCGGGGTATATTCGTAATGGGATGATTGATGAGGCGGTATGGGTATTTGATGGGATGCCATTGAAGGATGTGGTTTCTTGGAACTTGGTGGTTGGTGGACTTGTGAACTGTGGAGAATTTGATTTGGCTGAAGAGTATTTCAAAAGAATGACTACTTGGGATGTTGCTTCTTGGACTATAATGGTTTCAGGGCTCACGAGAGCAGGAAGGATTTTTCAAGCTCGTGA TTTTGAAGCCATGCCTATGGGAGATATCCAAGCTTGGAATGCCATGTTGGTTGGCTATATAGAACATGGACACATCGAAATTGCAGAAGTTTTATTTCATAAGATGCCCAAACGGAATTTTGATTCGTGGATAGTGTTGGTTAATGGGTTGGTAAAAAGTAAAAGAGTTAACAATGCCATGAAGCTTTTCATTGAAATGCCACAGAAATGCCAAACAACATGGAACTCAATACTTGTGGAGTTGACGAGAAATGGGCTCATCAGGGAATCTCATGCATTCCTGGAGAAATTCCCTTGCGCAGATGTTGTGTCATGGACAAATATTCTTGTTGGATATTTCGAAATCGGAGAGGTTGGCAGTGTGATTAAACTCTTTGAGTTGATGTCAGTTCGAGATGCAACTGCATATAATGTAACAATATTTGGATTAGGTGAAAGTGATCATGGTGAAGAAGGTGTAAAAGTTTTTATTAGAATGAAAGAATCAGGCCCATCCCCAGATGAGGCTACTTTTACTAGTATTTTGACTATCTGTTCAGACTTGCCAACCCTACACCTTGGTAGACAAACTCATGCACAGGTTGTAAAAGCAGGATTCAATAATTTTCTTGCAGTTTCTAATGCCATGGTTACCATGTATGCAAGATGTGGAAACATGGATTCTGCTTTATTAGAATTCTCTTCGATGCAAACCCATGATATCATATCTTGGAATTCTATAATCTGCGGATTTGCTCACCATGGGAATGCAGAAAAAGCTTTGGAGATGTTTGAACAAATGAGATCAAAAGATGTCATACCCAATCATATTACCTTCATCGGTGTTCTATCTGCTTGTAGCCATGCTGGAATGGTGGACCAGGGCAGGTATTTCTTTGACATCATGAGATACGAGTACTTTCTTCAGCCAACGAGTGAACATTATACTTGTTTAGTTGATTTGCTGGGGAGATTTGGCCTTATAGACGAGGCAATCAATATTTTAGATCAAATAAGAGCAGATGGAATTGAAGTCCCTGCAAGTGTTTGGGGGGCATTACTCGGGGCCTGTAGAATCCACAAGAATATTGAAATTGGCAAGATTGCTGGGGAAAGGATTTTGGATGTAGAGCCTGATAATTCCGGTGTGTATTTAATTTTGGCAGAAATGTATCTGAGTTGTGGAAGAAGGAAAGATGCAGAAAGAATTTGGACCAGAATGAAAGAAACAGGAGTCAAAAAGCAGCCAGGGTGCAGTTGGGTTGAGCTAAACAACAGTGGCCATGTATTTCTTTCAGGAGATAGTTCGCATCCCGAGTTTGAAAGGATCAGTTCTCTCCTAGAGTTGATGCATATGGAGATAGAgactaaaatttcaaaatcaaaacttaCTTCTTCTCAGCAACTACAAACTTCACTGGTATGTCATGTTTGA